A window of Desulfuromonas soudanensis genomic DNA:
AAGGTGCGCGCCACTCACCGACTCAGGAAAACTATTGCCTCAGAGCAGGATGGGATATGCGGAGACAGAACGGTTGAGTAATCTTAATCTCATCCAGACAAAAAGCGCTTCTTTGAAGAAACTGATGGCCCGTCCGGAAAACTTCGACGAGCTCGTCGGTCAAAGCGAGGCTCTTGCGAACGTATTCCGCCGGGTCGAGCAGGTCGCGCCCATGAATGCCACCGTTCTCCTTTCCGGGGAGACCGGCACAGGCAAGGGGGTGGTCGCTCGTGCCATTTACCGCTGCAGTGCGCGCAAGGAGAAGCCGATGATCACGGTCAACTGTGCCGCCCTGCCGGCGGACCGGATCGAACGCGAACTCTTCGGGGAGGAAAAGGCGGGGTTTACCGGGGGGAATCCCCGGCAGATCGGACGTTTCGAACTGGCCGACGGCGGGACTCTTTTCGTCGATGAAATCGGCGGGCTGCCGCTGGAGATGCAGAGCAAGCTTCTCAGGGTCATGCAGGAGGGGGAGTTTGAACGGCTGGGAAGCACCCGCACCATCAAGGTCGACGTGCGGATCATTGCCGCCAGCAACCGGAATCTGACGGAGGAAATCCGGCAGGGAAGCTTCCGTGAAGACCTCTACTATCGCCTCAATGTCTTTCCCATCACCCTGCCGCCCCTCCGGCAACGCAAGGAAGATATCCCCCTGCTCGTCCACCACTTCCTTGCCAAGTTCAATAAAAAAATCGGCAAGCAGATAGAACTCGTCTCCCGAGCCACCCTGAACACCCTTCGGGAGTACTCCTGGCCGGGGAACGTTTGGGAATTGGAAAGTGTCATCGAACGGGCGGTCATCATCAGTCAGGGAAAGACACTCCAGGTTTTGGACCGCTTTGAAGCAGACCGGAAGAGAGAAGAAGCCGCCGAGCAGGATGTCAAGGCCCTGGTCGATCTGGAGCATGATTACGTTCTCCAGGTGTTGCAGAATACCGGTTGGCGCATCGAAGGGAAGACCGGAGCAGCCTTGATCCTGGGCCTCAACCCCAGCACGCTGCGCGCCCGCATGCGCAAATACGGCATCACGCGACAATAAGAAGGATTCCGACCTCAGGAGACAGAAGAGAGTAGTCGAGAAAAGGGAGACAGGCTGTGTTTTAAAAACAGCCCGCCTCCCTCCTTTTTTGCCAGCCAAAGACAATGAATCAGCCCGACTGAAACCCAACAATGAAAACCACACCCCCCTGGAGCTCCTCGATGCAAAAGTTCATTTCCTTCTTGATTCTGGCCATGCTCCTCCCCCTGATCACCGGATTCAGCGACACGGAACCGGAGAAGACGGAACAGGTCGCCGATCGGTCGGCGACCCTCTTCCCCGTGGACCCTCTCTTCGTAAATTCTCTGTCAAGCGCCAAGGAGCCCCGCACCCACGTCACCTGGCTCCGCCTCAACCTCCCCGTGAGCAGCTTCAACGTCGGCTCGGTCGGCTTCGGCGACAGCTTCGGTCTGGTGCGCGTCCCCGGATGGGGTGAAACGGATTCCTGGCAGCTCGGCATCAGCGGGACAGTTCTGGCCCAGTTCAATATGGACTCCGAGTCCCTGGATCTGATCAATGCGGACTACATTATCGGCTTCCCTCTCGGCTATCGAAACGGCGCCTGGTCAGCGCGAGCGCGCCTCTTCCATCAGTCCTCCCACCTCGGGGACGAATTCCTTCTCCTCCCCCAGGACCCGGCGCTGCAGGAACCGCGCATCAACTTGAGCTTCGAGACCATCGAACTCCTCGCCGGCTGGGATTGGAAGGGGATACGGGTCACCGCCGGACCCTCCTATATTGTCCATACCTCGACGCCGCTCAAGCGTTACAGCGCTCAGGGGGGGATCGATTACCTCCTCACCAAGCCCGTCTACAAATCGACGGTGTACCCTTTTGCCAGCGTTCTCTGGCATTTCTGGGAAGAAACAGACTGGGATACGGACACGACGGTCAAGGCAGGCCTCAACATTCGCAGCCCCTATGCGGAAAAAAGATCCATTCAGATTTTTGGCGAATACTATGAAGGCAACTTGCCCTTCGGACAATTCTATGCCCTGCGGGCGGAATACTATGGTGCCGGCATCAACATATCCTTTTGAAAGCGAACAAAAAAAAGGACGCACCGCAGTGCGTCCTTTTTTTAAACCGTTTCACAGGGTGACTTGGTCGCCTACAAAATCTTTCTTCCCTGGATGACGCGTACCAGGAGCATAATCACGGCAATAACCAGCAGGATATGGATCAGCCCGCCCATGGTCGTGGACGTCACGATACCCAGAAGCCACAACACGATCAATATTACGCAAAGAGTCCAAAGCATAAAGAATTCCTCCCTTTTTTCGTTGCTGCAGGCCAATGCTCTTAGCACGGCCCTTGCAGCCACCTGTTAGATTTGCG
This region includes:
- a CDS encoding DUF1207 domain-containing protein; its protein translation is MQKFISFLILAMLLPLITGFSDTEPEKTEQVADRSATLFPVDPLFVNSLSSAKEPRTHVTWLRLNLPVSSFNVGSVGFGDSFGLVRVPGWGETDSWQLGISGTVLAQFNMDSESLDLINADYIIGFPLGYRNGAWSARARLFHQSSHLGDEFLLLPQDPALQEPRINLSFETIELLAGWDWKGIRVTAGPSYIVHTSTPLKRYSAQGGIDYLLTKPVYKSTVYPFASVLWHFWEETDWDTDTTVKAGLNIRSPYAEKRSIQIFGEYYEGNLPFGQFYALRAEYYGAGINISF
- a CDS encoding sigma-54 interaction domain-containing protein; the protein is MSNLNLIQTKSASLKKLMARPENFDELVGQSEALANVFRRVEQVAPMNATVLLSGETGTGKGVVARAIYRCSARKEKPMITVNCAALPADRIERELFGEEKAGFTGGNPRQIGRFELADGGTLFVDEIGGLPLEMQSKLLRVMQEGEFERLGSTRTIKVDVRIIAASNRNLTEEIRQGSFREDLYYRLNVFPITLPPLRQRKEDIPLLVHHFLAKFNKKIGKQIELVSRATLNTLREYSWPGNVWELESVIERAVIISQGKTLQVLDRFEADRKREEAAEQDVKALVDLEHDYVLQVLQNTGWRIEGKTGAALILGLNPSTLRARMRKYGITRQ
- a CDS encoding lmo0937 family membrane protein yields the protein MLWTLCVILIVLWLLGIVTSTTMGGLIHILLVIAVIMLLVRVIQGRKIL